From a region of the Tachypleus tridentatus isolate NWPU-2018 chromosome 1, ASM421037v1, whole genome shotgun sequence genome:
- the LOC143245002 gene encoding achaete-scute homolog 1-like, with translation MRQESSPNYLLSRRKSNCRPLGYVLQPYRLAAVTRRNERERNRVRLVNLGFATLQQHVPNRAKNRKMSKVETLRSAVDYIKCLQELLAQQEEDNVYGPMFLSKSETETLSPQHDFASSSGTNLLTTYHNLLPEVSSFIGTQLEPPLNVNVPQSALSPNGSTGYETPSSPGSSTNDVTSSDPCAKVHYFDERLETTKRAKCSQELARLDSEDDEFYSFTSWFL, from the coding sequence ATGAGGCAGGAAAGTTCCCCTAATTATTTACTCTCTCGGCGGAAAAGTAACTGTAGACCATTGGGGTACGTTCTACAGCCGTACAGACTTGCAGCAGTAACGAGAAGAAATGAACGAGAACGAAACCGTGTACGGCTTGTGAACTTGGGCTTCGCCACTCTTCAACAACATGTACCAAACAGAGCCAAAAACAGGAAAATGAGTAAAGTAGAAACACTGCGGTCTGCTGTTGACTACATAAAATGTCTTCAGGAACTCCTGGCCCAGCAGGAAGAAGACAATGTTTATGGCCCGATGTTTCTAAGTAAGTCAGAAACAGAAACTTTGTCTCCTCAACATGATTTCGCGTCCTCGTCAGGGACCAACCTGTTAACAACTTATCATAATCTTCTTCCAGAAGTCTCTTCTTTTATCGGAACTCAACTGGAACCACCTCTGAACGTAAACGTACCACAAAGCGCGTTATCCCCAAACGGGAGTACAGGATATGAAACACCGTCCTCGCCAGGCAGCTCAACTAACGATGTGACATCATCAGATCCATGTGCCAAGGTGCATTACTTTGATGAACGTCTCGAAACAACAAAACGAGCAAAGTGCTCACAAGAATTAGCTCGGCTAGATTCCGAAGATGACGAGTTTTATAGCTTCACTTCGTGGTTTCTTTGA